The nucleotide sequence TCACTGATGGCCATGGCCTTATTCAACCAGCCATGAACCACACGGCGTTTGCCTTTTAAGGTGGCGTTAACCGCTTGTTCGGCCACGGTTTTGGCGGACATCAGGCCAATACGATGGAACATACCAATTTTGTCAGAGCCTGCATGTTGGTGAAATTCGGACTCGGTTGGGCCGGGGCAGCTGGCGGTGACGATTACACCCTTTGATTTATTTTCCTGCCACAGTGACTCCGACAAGGCTTGCACAAAATTTTTGCTGGCATGATACAGCGCCAGATTAGGGCCGGGCATCAGCCCGGAAACCGAAGAAATATTAAGAATATAGCCGTGGCGTTGTTGCTGCATAGCGGGCAAATAATCAGCAATCAGCGCCGTTAACGCCGTGCAATTTAAGTCGATGGTGCGTTGATAGTCGACCATGTCGGTTTGCTCGAACTGACCGACCTGACCAATGCCGGCATTATTCACCAGAAACTCCGGGCTGATATTGAGGCTTTGTAATCTGGCCTTTAACTCAGCGCGAGAGTCCGGTTGCGAAATATCTGCAGCGACTACCTCCGTTTTGATACCGAACTGAGAGGATAGTTCAGACGCTAATTCTGCCAACAAATGTTCGCGCCGTGCCACCAAAATCAGATTGTATTGTCGCATTGCCAGTGATTTTGCGATTTCTGCACCGATGCCCGAGGAAGCACCGGTAATTAACGCCCAGCCCATAGTTTGCCCCTAACTGTATTTATTATTAGTGATCGAATTGTGCCGTGAATGACCAGCGCAGCACAGGTTATTTAACGTCGCTTTCGATGCTTTAGTCGTGTAATCAAAATGG is from Bacterioplanoides sp. SCSIO 12839 and encodes:
- a CDS encoding SDR family oxidoreductase gives rise to the protein MGWALITGASSGIGAEIAKSLAMRQYNLILVARREHLLAELASELSSQFGIKTEVVAADISQPDSRAELKARLQSLNISPEFLVNNAGIGQVGQFEQTDMVDYQRTIDLNCTALTALIADYLPAMQQQRHGYILNISSVSGLMPGPNLALYHASKNFVQALSESLWQENKSKGVIVTASCPGPTESEFHQHAGSDKIGMFHRIGLMSAKTVAEQAVNATLKGKRRVVHGWLNKAMAISENITPRKVFLPITAMVMSSSK